GGGTCCCCGGCCGCACGGAGGTCTCCACGGCGCTCGTCGAGATGCGGGTCGACGGGGGACTGGGCAACGTCGCGGTCACGAACGTCGGCACCGGGGCCGTCACGGTGCACCGCACCGAGGTGCGTCCGCAACCCGTGGCCGCCGAGACCGCCGAACCGGCCGCGGACATCACGATGCCCGAGATGATCCTCGACGCCGGTGACGACGGGGTCTACGTCACCAACATCGGCACGGGCGGGGTGACCGTCGTCGACCGGGTGGTCGCACCCGATCTCCTGCCGGCGCCGCCCCCGCCGCCTCCGGGAGCCGTCGTCACCGACCCGTTCACCGGAAACGTCTACGTCACCAACTTCTTCGGGCCCGACATCGTCGTCACCGATTCGGCTGCGGGGCCGTGGTCGAACGTCGTGGAGCGGCCCTCGCCCTACACCGCGATCGAGTACGGCACGGGCAACGTCTTCGTGACCAACATCGGCGGGGGACAGGTCTTCGTCGTCCGCGGGTAGGGCAGGATAGCTGCTCCCGTACACCGCTGGTGCAACTTTTCGGACTCCAACGTGTCACGTCCGGTTCACAAGTGTGTCATCCTTCTAACCGACAATTCCTGGGGAGGAACGGCACGACTAGAGTTCGGGGCAGCA
This region of Rhodococcus sp. Z13 genomic DNA includes:
- a CDS encoding YncE family protein, encoding MTATRRAWAAVVMGAGVAAAAVAAAPSAAAEPVLPAPADLIPQFPTDLLPQFPADLLPQFPADLLPQFPADLIPQFPAEQFPAEQFPAEQFPAERFAEQIPVPPLDQAPVDCVRNGGGRIRVDGADPVPPIFGFDGMRLLGVQAGVGNACITNVGPGAVTVTHPAGRVPGRTEVSTALVEMRVDGGLGNVAVTNVGTGAVTVHRTEVRPQPVAAETAEPAADITMPEMILDAGDDGVYVTNIGTGGVTVVDRVVAPDLLPAPPPPPPGAVVTDPFTGNVYVTNFFGPDIVVTDSAAGPWSNVVERPSPYTAIEYGTGNVFVTNIGGGQVFVVRG